GAAATTGATTACCTCAAACTTGGAATTAGAATTCTGGTTCTTATCCTTAGAATGCAAAGACGAACCCTTTCCAGACTTCCTAGGGTCAGATCCATTAGCacaataattattttcattccGTCTTTCCTCATCAAGGTCTTGGTCCAAAGTTGTTGGTTTACTGTGATATCGGGAATTTTGGTCTATCTGATTAGCATCACCATTGGTGAAGTGGTGGTTTGCAATATCAGAAGAGGGTGCAGTATGTGCTTCATCTTTAACACCAGATAAGTGACCGAAGCCCTTGTCCGGAAAATCAAGCGCAAAGGACTCATGAGAACCATGATGCGCCATTTCAGAACGTTTCTCCTTCCCTATTTTCCCTAATCGATTACCCTCACCTCCATTTTCACCATCTAAGCGTCTTCTTGGATTACTTACACCAAAATGATCAGCTTTGCAAGAGTCATCTTTCACCGTAAGACACTTTTTTGCTGACATGAACTTCTCTGGATTCTTAACTCTCATTGGAGAAGATGAAACTGATTCCACAGGTGAGCCCTTTGCTTCATGGAAGCTGGCTTTGCTTTTAGTGGAAACAGAAACCTTAGAAGAGCTTGAAGTAGCAGCTGCAGAAGGCTGTATGCATCCAGAATCCCTTTTCAAAGAATCTATACCTTGCTGGCTCTTTGTGTGACTGGCCTTTTTGTCTGTTCTACCATTGGCATTACTTGCAATAGACTGTTTTTCCTCAGACTTGGATACACGAACCTTCTTTGCCTTCCTATTGTCATTCTCACTGTACACTTCCTTGGCATAAAGTCTGTCGTCCTGGAGACGATGCCCTGTATTAGAAATAGACCCTGGATAAATCTCAGAATCCTGATTTtccttccttctcttctttttcaccgTGATGTCTCTAGCTTCACTATTTTCCACACGCATGGACCCATTATCCAAGGATGCaacaacttggtcttttggttgTTTGACAGAAAAGAGTAGCCTGCCCTTTTTATCACGTTTCAAGTCCTTAGAGGAAGAGCATTCATTGTATCTAGGCCAATCCTTCCCAGATGAAACAATGAGTGAACCACTGCCTGAACTATGGACCAGCTTCCCCCCACCCTTACTGTGATCAGACATCCAACCCTTACCATGATCAGACATCCCATCTTCATCTGTACAATGCAAACTCTCGGTCCTGATTTTCTTTGATGCTGTTAAACCATTATGATCGGAGTCTCTTTTGCTTTTTAACTTAGAACCCTTGGTAATACCTGTGTACACGTTTtaccaaagatgtgaataacaTAGTTTAATATAAGGGAGTTTCACAAGCACAACTAAAGTCTGCTTTAATGCAATACCTCCAGTAGAGTTGTTCTCATGTACTTTGTGCTTTTCTATTTGCTTATGTTTATGCCTCTCCGAAGCGAACTCACTTTGCCTGCTTAGCTGCGGAAAATAAGGTTCGCTTACCCCAGGAGACGGATTATTATCATTTAAGCTTCCATTTCTGACAGATGTCTGCACGTTCTTCTTTACAGAATTTGAGGACTGAAAGGGACCAGCTTTATCTGCTGCATTTGATATTTCTTTTGGACCATGCTGCTTCTTGCCACCAGCAGCAGCCATGGTATGCATACCAAATCTCAAGTCATTTTGATTGGGGTTCAGAGCATCAGCAAATATACCTTCCAATACAGCCCCACCAGGATGACTTCGAACATTTTTTTGAGTATCTAAAGCAGGGACTTGGTAGGGTGCCATGACGGCATTTGTTGTTTCGTTCTCGCTGAAACTACATCGGTTCATCCCAGGCCTAACAAAAATTAAGATAAATCAAACTTCAGGCATTGAGAGGGAGCCGAAgcgggagggggagagagaaaaagaccgGGGGGGGGGAGCATTTTGATATGGATCTTTTCAACAATATGCCAAACTACTAACTTGGTTGGGAGGTTTCAGCATGATATGGATTACTAAAAAGTCTGAAATGCAAAATTTTAATGGGAATAACTTACAGCCAGTCAAGCATGCTACACACCCACTTCTCAGGTAGGTCATTAGGATTTTTACCAACTGGAAGAAGCCGCCATTTCTGACATTTGTCACAACAGACCCAATTATCCTCAGAAGCAGCTGCTGCAGAAGCCCCATCACAAAAAGGTCCATTTCCAGGGCGAGAATGGACTTTCGAAGTTGCTTGAGGATGATATGCTTCTGATGTAGATGCCTTATCCATTTTCTTACCACTTGACCTCTCTTTTAAAGCATTGCTACGGAAATATGTGCTTTTATCAGCGACCATAGAATCCCTCAGCCTTTCTTCGCCAAGCATTTCCAGTGAACTTAattgtttttcttccttttctaatTCTAACATGTCACCAAAAATCTCTCTATAGGTATCTTCAGCCTTTTCAGTAGTTTTTGGTAGCTTTGAATCTTCATATTCATTTTTAGTTGCAAAACCATCATCAGAGCCCTTATTTTTTGGCACCAAAGAAAAGCTAACCCTAGATCTTTCTTTTGACGCATCTGCATCGAGGATATTATGGCTTTTGCTCGCCTTCACATTCTTTTTTCCCCCAGAGGATGGTTGCTCCTTGTCAGGAGGTAGCATAATTTCTTCCCCCTGGGAAACAATTTTTTGATAGGCCTTTTTCTTGGGAAGATCGGTAAGGTCCACATTCCCTCCCTTGAGAAAATTTGAGTCAGTCTTGACAGAGTTGTGTGGTTTTCCTCCTTCCAGGTCCTTCCTTGGGTAGCCGGAACCTTTGTCAAGACAACTAACAATTCTGTCTTCTCGAACTTTCAGAACTGGATCAGACTTTGAATTCCCAAACAAGTCATCCTCTTGGGCGAAAATTGGCCCCGAAGGTTCATCTTTTGTGCAATCAGAGGAGACCTTTTCCCTCATCATACCCTTGCAAGCAACTTTGGACATATCAGACAACCTACCCATGACTGTTGCTGAGCCACCAACTGCTACATGTGAATTAAACAGGAGTGGAAGCTTTAAGGTACTAGAAACAAGCTCCTCACGAGCCAATGTGTCAAGGTCTGCCTTATTTCTTGACAAAGCACCAATGCCATTCTGAGCATCTCCACTACTGCCAGTCTTAAGTTCTGTTTCTGCACAAAAATCGTATTTCTCTATTGatcttgttttcttctctcctaACACTTTCCCATCACCCCGCGAAGAATGAGCAGCGTTCAGTTTAGTCTTGGAACCATTTGGACCAACCATTCGAACAGTCATGGATCCACTGTATTTTGGcaccttttcattttctttcaagtGCATTAGAGCATCAGGAAGTGGTGATAATAATAAACCTCCAAGCACCGGAAAGGAAGTCATGATCTGATCATGCAATGAAATCAACTCCAATTAGTTTATGCacaatagaaaaaagaaacaataaaatattcaaACTGTTCATAAGCAATTCACCTGTATGATACTTGTCGGAGATTCAAAAGGTGCCTCAAGATGTTCATGAGATGTTCCTTCACTTTCTGAAGGACTCTCACCAAACGATGAAGATGGTGACCCATCAAGGCCAAGACCACTGTATATTTCAGTATTCTTTCCTGTCGACAATTTATCAGAACCCATTCTGATTCGGACCTTCAGTTTTTTCTTATCTGAAGAATTAGAAGATTTCCTGTTTGCAGATTCATGTGCAGCGGTAAAACTTTCGGAACAATGAGTGGGTGGGCATACGTCTTGATTAAACATATCATTAATGGAGGAAGCCTTCAGTGAAGGCAATGACGAGCCATTATGAGAAGCAGATACAATGCTCAATGACTGAGTCATAGTTGATAATGCTGTGGAGTCACAATGGACACCCTGTACAAAACTTTCAATGAGTGGTTGACGAAACCATTTTTACCAAATCACCCAATATCTTATCAAAGGTTTTTCCGTTATATTCAATGGGTGTATTAATATGTTGTAGATATTCAACGGGTGTATTAATATGTTCTATTCTACAAATACGTACCGCTTGATGCAAGCTGTTTGGTGAAATAGATGGATTGTAGGTCTGAACTTTTGGTGGAGTCCTAGGACGAGACCAAACAGGAGACCGCTGATAAGAAGGTAGAAATGAACCATAGCCACCAAATTTTGCCCCTGTAGGCATGTAACATTCCATAATTAACAGTCTAATCAGTTTATATGAATTCATTGTGGCTCTTTGAGCTTGCTACAACCACGCCGAAAAAAATTCCCTTACCCAAATTCTCAGCAGAAACTCCACCTTCAAAATCTTTCTGAAAGTGTCCCAAAACATCTTGAATTTTTTCATCCTTCAAGGTAGTAACTATATTAAAAACGAGTAAAAGTACTTGTACAAATAGATGAAGTTATACCATGGAAGAACTTAGGGCTTAGAATCACCGAATGGGGTACATCTTACTCGTAACATTACTACAAGTGAATGGATAATCTTGAGTTCCACATTTCAGATTCAGAAACTAAAACTTTTTTAAGACTCTCCCATTATCAAATGTAGGGAGAACTAACTGGGAACACTGTTTCTGCAGTGGCACCCAAGGGTTTCAAAGACCTCTAGATGCTCCACGTTACCGTGCAGGACCAATTAGGACATATAGATATTTCCCCTGCGGGGAAAGAAAGTAGTTCTTCGCATTGATTGAAAATTTCTATAAATGATTACAGCTTCCAAAATCAGCCGAAGGAAAACAAATTTTCCATAATTTGGCGGCTATCACAAACGATGTCGACACTTTTACAGCAAAATAATTCCTGCTAAAAGCTGATGTAGTTGTTTTAGTTGCTTTAA
This sequence is a window from Tripterygium wilfordii isolate XIE 37 chromosome 8, ASM1340144v1, whole genome shotgun sequence. Protein-coding genes within it:
- the LOC120003821 gene encoding cysteine-tryptophan domain-containing zinc finger protein 3-like, with protein sequence MISLGPQNAREGIELEFGGGVKRDMEESELEEGEACSYNNNNDDDDYNTSMDPDIDLSYIDEKIQDVLGHFQKDFEGGVSAENLGAKFGGYGSFLPSYQRSPVWSRPRTPPKVQTYNPSISPNSLHQAGVHCDSTALSTMTQSLSIVSASHNGSSLPSLKASSINDMFNQDVCPPTHCSESFTAAHESANRKSSNSSDKKKLKVRIRMGSDKLSTGKNTEIYSGLGLDGSPSSSFGESPSESEGTSHEHLEAPFESPTSIIQIMTSFPVLGGLLLSPLPDALMHLKENEKVPKYSGSMTVRMVGPNGSKTKLNAAHSSRGDGKVLGEKKTRSIEKYDFCAETELKTGSSGDAQNGIGALSRNKADLDTLAREELVSSTLKLPLLFNSHVAVGGSATVMGRLSDMSKVACKGMMREKVSSDCTKDEPSGPIFAQEDDLFGNSKSDPVLKVREDRIVSCLDKGSGYPRKDLEGGKPHNSVKTDSNFLKGGNVDLTDLPKKKAYQKIVSQGEEIMLPPDKEQPSSGGKKNVKASKSHNILDADASKERSRVSFSLVPKNKGSDDGFATKNEYEDSKLPKTTEKAEDTYREIFGDMLELEKEEKQLSSLEMLGEERLRDSMVADKSTYFRSNALKERSSGKKMDKASTSEAYHPQATSKVHSRPGNGPFCDGASAAAASEDNWVCCDKCQKWRLLPVGKNPNDLPEKWVCSMLDWLPGMNRCSFSENETTNAVMAPYQVPALDTQKNVRSHPGGAVLEGIFADALNPNQNDLRFGMHTMAAAGGKKQHGPKEISNAADKAGPFQSSNSVKKNVQTSVRNGSLNDNNPSPGVSEPYFPQLSRQSEFASERHKHKQIEKHKVHENNSTGGITKGSKLKSKRDSDHNGLTASKKIRTESLHCTDEDGMSDHGKGWMSDHSKGGGKLVHSSGSGSLIVSSGKDWPRYNECSSSKDLKRDKKGRLLFSVKQPKDQVVASLDNGSMRVENSEARDITVKKKRRKENQDSEIYPGSISNTGHRLQDDRLYAKEVYSENDNRKAKKVRVSKSEEKQSIASNANGRTDKKASHTKSQQGIDSLKRDSGCIQPSAAATSSSSKVSVSTKSKASFHEAKGSPVESVSSSPMRVKNPEKFMSAKKCLTVKDDSCKADHFGVSNPRRRLDGENGGEGNRLGKIGKEKRSEMAHHGSHESFALDFPDKGFGHLSGVKDEAHTAPSSDIANHHFTNGDANQIDQNSRYHSKPTTLDQDLDEERRNENNYCANGSDPRKSGKGSSLHSKDKNQNSNSKFEVINFKLAGPNDALQDHQTSSKVKPRHKTKPQDKFAVDFDESGDRYLGKDSSGKSLSESGERESHLNFGGNDAADIKLDAIRSQDQTSTPKQCLLQNCNGERSSKRIQSHEADKVETVSGREKSLSAEPSERAQNGTISGLSAADSGSQNGNGANNLPLEAYEGENALKAPTQVRNPDHQSRFQQIIPRHSTTNGHKVGDTDAPSPVRRDSSSHAAANLIKEAKNLKHMADRLKNSGSSEEGTGLYFQAALKFLQGASLLECSGGESRHGESQSMHFYGSTAKLFEFCAREYEKCKHMANAALAYKCMEVAYFRVIYSKRASANKDRRELQTALQIGESPSSSASDIDNLNQPTVDKVPLPKGVSPPQGAGNPVIAAQNRSHFANLLDFAQDAICAMEATRKSQIAFEAANVNLAGSQYKEVICSIKRALDFNFRDVEGLLHLVRLAVEAIS